A genome region from Myroides fluvii includes the following:
- a CDS encoding NAD(P)H-dependent glycerol-3-phosphate dehydrogenase — protein sequence MSDYPKFAVIGGGSWATAIVKMLSENLQQIAWYMRNENAIEEIRVNYHNPNYLSSVEFDINQLLLTNDINKAVSYADYVIFAIPSAFLSEEMERLYVSLENKVVISAIKGIIPETSLIVGEHFHQTYGVSYDNIAVITGPCHAEEVALERLSYLTIACRNEEHAKVIESCISSHYIKVKVTDDIIGTEYAAVLKNIYAIACGMAHGLGYGDNFQALLMSNAIREMKKFIKKVHHMKRNINNSAYLGDLLVTGYSLFSRNRMFGNMIGKGYTVKSAQMEMNMIAEGYYAAKSAYELNAKYGAKTPIINAVYDILYNGKDPKKTFRKLTEKLD from the coding sequence ATGAGTGATTATCCAAAGTTTGCAGTAATTGGAGGAGGAAGTTGGGCAACGGCTATCGTAAAAATGTTGAGTGAAAACTTACAGCAAATTGCGTGGTATATGCGAAATGAAAATGCGATAGAAGAAATTAGGGTAAACTACCATAACCCTAATTATTTGAGTTCTGTCGAGTTTGATATTAATCAATTGTTGCTGACGAATGACATTAATAAGGCTGTTTCTTATGCAGATTATGTGATTTTTGCGATTCCTTCTGCTTTTTTAAGTGAGGAGATGGAGCGACTATATGTTAGTTTAGAAAATAAAGTAGTCATTTCCGCAATTAAGGGAATTATTCCTGAAACAAGCTTAATTGTCGGAGAACACTTTCATCAAACCTATGGTGTTTCTTATGATAATATCGCTGTTATCACAGGACCTTGTCATGCCGAAGAAGTAGCTTTAGAGCGATTATCTTACCTTACGATTGCTTGTCGCAACGAAGAACATGCAAAGGTAATCGAAAGCTGCATCAGCAGTCACTACATCAAAGTAAAAGTAACAGATGATATTATCGGAACAGAGTATGCTGCGGTGTTAAAGAATATATACGCTATTGCTTGTGGAATGGCCCATGGATTGGGATATGGTGATAATTTTCAAGCACTATTGATGAGTAATGCTATTCGCGAGATGAAAAAATTCATCAAAAAAGTGCATCACATGAAACGCAATATCAATAATTCGGCTTATTTAGGAGATTTACTGGTAACAGGTTACTCCCTTTTTTCGCGCAATCGCATGTTTGGTAATATGATAGGGAAGGGGTATACTGTAAAGTCTGCTCAAATGGAGATGAATATGATTGCAGAAGGGTATTACGCCGCTAAAAGCGCGTATGAACTCAATGCAAAGTACGGAGCTAAAACCCCGATTATCAATGCGGTGTACGATATTTTGTACAACGGCAAAGACCCTAAAAAGACGTTTAGAAAGCTGACAGAAAAATTAGATTAA
- a CDS encoding bactofilin family protein, giving the protein MFDKSKKKVKGTGLDLLGQTNRIVEGTTIKGDIEAIADIRIDGVIEGNVVVKGRLVLGPIARIVGNISCENSEIEGEIIGNILVNDLLTVKSAARIKGDIKVGRLAVEPGAKIDVKCQMVGQEQLA; this is encoded by the coding sequence ATGTTTGATAAATCGAAAAAGAAAGTAAAAGGAACAGGATTGGATTTGTTGGGACAAACAAATCGAATTGTTGAAGGAACAACGATTAAAGGAGATATTGAGGCTATAGCTGATATCCGAATTGACGGCGTGATTGAAGGAAATGTCGTGGTAAAAGGACGATTAGTATTAGGACCTATAGCGCGAATTGTCGGAAATATAAGCTGTGAAAACAGCGAAATTGAAGGCGAAATAATAGGCAATATTCTTGTGAATGATTTGCTTACAGTAAAATCCGCTGCTCGAATTAAAGGCGATATCAAGGTAGGTCGTTTAGCCGTAGAACCCGGTGCGAAGATCGATGTTAAATGCCAAATGGTAGGCCAAGAGCAGTTAGCTTAA
- a CDS encoding ATP synthase F0 subunit C, producing MTIPTIIGAGLIVIGAGYGLGKIGSSAMDAIARQPEAAGKIQTAMIIIGALLEGLAFGALILGN from the coding sequence ATGACAATCCCAACTATCATTGGTGCAGGTTTAATCGTAATCGGAGCTGGTTACGGTTTAGGTAAAATTGGTTCTTCTGCAATGGACGCTATTGCTCGTCAACCAGAAGCTGCTGGAAAAATCCAAACTGCAATGATTATCATTGGAGCATTATTGGAAGGTTTAGCATTCGGTGCTTTAATCTTAGGTAATTAA
- a CDS encoding F0F1 ATP synthase subunit B, whose translation MDKLINDFSFGLFFWQLIIMIVIVVILGKFAWKPIVNALEAREEGITDALAAAENAKREMANLKADNEKLLAEARAERDTLLKEAREIKEKLIADAKSEAEAQGEKLIAQAKATIESEKAAAILDLKTQVSSISIEIAEKLLKDQLSNKEAQTRLVEKMLDDVKLN comes from the coding sequence ATGGATAAGTTAATTAACGATTTCAGTTTTGGACTATTTTTCTGGCAACTAATTATTATGATAGTAATTGTTGTTATCTTAGGAAAATTCGCGTGGAAACCAATTGTAAATGCTTTAGAAGCTCGTGAAGAGGGTATTACTGATGCATTAGCAGCTGCAGAAAACGCTAAAAGAGAAATGGCTAATTTAAAAGCAGATAACGAAAAGTTATTAGCTGAAGCTCGTGCGGAGCGCGATACTTTACTAAAAGAAGCTCGTGAGATCAAAGAAAAATTGATCGCTGATGCTAAGTCAGAAGCAGAAGCTCAGGGTGAAAAATTAATCGCTCAAGCAAAAGCTACGATTGAAAGCGAGAAAGCTGCGGCTATTCTTGATTTAAAAACGCAAGTTTCATCTATTTCAATTGAAATCGCTGAAAAATTATTGAAAGATCAATTATCTAACAAAGAAGCTCAAACTAGATTGGTTGAGAAAATGTTAGATGATGTAAAATTAAACTAA
- the porW gene encoding type IX secretion system periplasmic lipoprotein PorW/SprE, protein MSFIACSVKKDKMLNRGYHALTTKYNILFHGNESYAEALDALKQDYFDDYWEILPIERIQIEVDPEREFERGVSLDSKQGSLLDNLAVSGTDLGGPESQDGQGFTRSENKAVKAIQKHSMYIKGRERNSQMANAYLLLGKSRYYDGRFVPALEAFNYILYKYPDSDLIGEAKVWREKTNLRLRYDDLAIKNLKELLRERKGRLNKQVESDAYAMLAQGYINLEQLDSASTALKSAVGLVANQEEKARYNYILGQLNGRLGKKEEATQYFDNIIEMNRKAPRTYTVHAYAEIFELSDAKKTDSVAFLKQYKSLLKDRDNRPYLDVLNRQVGLFYRDVDQQENALAYLKTAAKEGRQDKQLKARNFLSIADIYFNSAGYAVAGQYYDSALALLPPKAKETFRISKRRESLREVVDLEVIAHKNDSLLHLVAMSTEERNAYFQTFVDELRKEDFRKIQANLGTQNNSGANFFNAANFGEAIEKSFGETNFGSMGGKTTFYFYSNQALIKGRQDFKRRWGNRTLTDNWRWSAVQSAANSANEAENEEALVEEQKKIEKQKDNTVDPRYQVDTYTSKIPSDSTQIAKLKDERDLAYFELGAIYSERFGKIAEGVDRLEQLLTFDPKERLVLPTMYKLYKLYQETDPDKAIQMKAQIIATYPESRYAKLMQNLSVGSDGDLAPEQVYAAIYQVFKAEQYQEALVMMKDALERIDDAYVSKFELLNAMIIGRTEGVEKYKQALNYLALTYSSTAEGREAAQLLERVIPALESKQFATTDSSNWKILVAVPIERRVDFAGIKADMQRLAGVEAGTGLKFTEDYYMASTTLYVLHGFKSKAEAERIISRLGDNPAYIPLMQEDYSVIQIKKNLLEYKAPGVVEEP, encoded by the coding sequence ATGTCTTTTATAGCGTGTTCCGTAAAAAAGGATAAGATGTTGAATAGAGGATACCATGCTTTGACAACAAAGTACAATATTCTCTTTCACGGCAATGAGTCATATGCTGAAGCACTTGATGCTTTAAAGCAAGACTATTTCGATGATTATTGGGAAATCTTGCCTATTGAGCGCATTCAGATTGAGGTTGATCCAGAACGAGAATTTGAAAGAGGCGTATCCCTAGACTCTAAACAAGGAAGTTTGTTGGACAACTTAGCGGTATCTGGCACGGATTTGGGTGGTCCTGAAAGCCAAGATGGACAAGGGTTTACGCGTTCCGAAAACAAGGCTGTAAAAGCCATTCAGAAGCACTCCATGTACATCAAAGGAAGAGAGCGAAATAGTCAGATGGCTAATGCTTATCTTCTTTTAGGTAAATCGCGCTATTACGATGGTCGTTTTGTTCCTGCTCTAGAAGCGTTTAATTATATCTTATACAAATACCCCGATAGTGACCTCATAGGAGAAGCCAAAGTTTGGCGTGAAAAAACGAATCTGCGTTTGCGCTATGACGACCTAGCCATCAAGAATTTGAAAGAACTACTGCGCGAACGCAAAGGGCGTTTGAACAAACAAGTTGAGTCGGATGCATATGCGATGTTAGCACAGGGATATATCAATCTTGAGCAATTAGACAGTGCTAGCACTGCATTGAAATCAGCCGTTGGCTTGGTAGCAAATCAAGAAGAAAAAGCAAGATACAACTATATCCTAGGTCAATTAAATGGGCGCCTAGGAAAAAAAGAAGAAGCAACGCAGTACTTTGATAATATTATTGAGATGAATCGCAAAGCGCCAAGGACGTATACGGTGCATGCTTATGCCGAAATATTTGAATTGTCCGATGCAAAGAAAACAGATTCTGTGGCCTTTTTAAAACAGTACAAAAGTTTGTTGAAGGATCGAGATAATCGCCCGTATCTTGATGTATTAAATCGTCAGGTGGGTCTTTTTTACCGCGATGTCGATCAACAAGAAAATGCACTTGCCTATTTAAAAACTGCAGCTAAAGAAGGTAGACAAGACAAACAACTTAAAGCGCGAAACTTTCTGAGTATAGCCGATATTTATTTTAATTCAGCAGGATATGCTGTCGCAGGACAGTATTACGATAGTGCTTTGGCTTTATTGCCACCAAAAGCCAAAGAGACCTTCCGCATTAGCAAACGAAGAGAATCACTTCGCGAAGTGGTTGATTTGGAAGTAATCGCTCATAAAAATGACAGTCTTTTGCATTTAGTTGCAATGTCAACAGAGGAGCGCAATGCCTATTTTCAGACTTTTGTCGATGAATTGCGTAAAGAAGATTTTAGAAAAATACAAGCAAATTTAGGTACTCAGAATAATTCAGGTGCCAATTTCTTCAACGCAGCAAATTTTGGAGAAGCCATTGAAAAGTCATTTGGAGAAACTAATTTTGGTAGTATGGGTGGAAAGACGACTTTCTATTTTTATTCCAATCAGGCATTGATCAAGGGGCGTCAAGATTTTAAGAGGCGTTGGGGTAATCGTACCCTAACCGATAATTGGAGGTGGAGTGCTGTGCAATCGGCCGCGAATAGTGCAAATGAGGCCGAAAATGAAGAGGCTTTAGTCGAAGAGCAAAAGAAAATAGAAAAACAGAAAGACAACACGGTTGATCCGCGTTATCAGGTGGATACCTATACAAGCAAAATACCATCAGATAGTACGCAAATTGCCAAGCTCAAAGACGAACGAGATTTAGCGTATTTTGAACTTGGGGCTATTTACAGCGAGCGATTTGGAAAAATAGCAGAAGGCGTTGATCGATTGGAACAATTATTGACGTTTGATCCTAAGGAGCGATTGGTTTTGCCAACGATGTATAAATTGTACAAGTTATATCAAGAAACAGATCCTGACAAGGCGATACAAATGAAAGCACAGATTATCGCTACCTATCCAGAATCAAGGTATGCTAAATTGATGCAAAACTTAAGTGTTGGAAGTGACGGGGATTTAGCGCCAGAACAAGTTTATGCGGCTATATATCAAGTGTTCAAAGCCGAGCAGTATCAAGAGGCTCTAGTAATGATGAAGGACGCCTTAGAGCGTATCGACGATGCTTATGTCAGCAAATTTGAGTTGCTCAATGCAATGATTATTGGGCGTACTGAAGGAGTCGAAAAATATAAACAAGCATTGAATTATTTGGCTTTGACCTATAGTTCTACGGCAGAAGGAAGAGAGGCGGCTCAATTGTTAGAACGCGTCATCCCTGCTTTAGAAAGCAAACAGTTTGCGACAACGGATTCGAGCAATTGGAAAATACTCGTAGCGGTTCCCATAGAAAGGCGAGTCGATTTTGCGGGGATTAAGGCCGATATGCAGCGTTTGGCTGGTGTTGAGGCTGGTACAGGACTGAAGTTCACAGAAGACTATTATATGGCTTCTACTACGTTATACGTCTTACATGGATTTAAATCCAAAGCAGAGGCAGAGCGAATAATTAGTCGTTTGGGCGACAATCCCGCTTATATTCCTTTGATGCAAGAAGACTATAGCGTGATTCAAATTAAAAAGAATTTACTAGAATACAAGGCTCCTGGTGTGGTTGAGGAGCCTTAA
- the atpH gene encoding ATP synthase F1 subunit delta has protein sequence MVSTRAAARYAKAMLEVSLEKGNVDAINGDMILISQSIAQSKELNTFLVNPIVKDQLKLNALLEVFATVQEGTKELFKVLQANGRFGILEAIASSFQKQYDLYKGIEKVIVTTAMPIDASIEAKVLEKVKALAPGKEAVITNIVDESILGGFILKIGDIQYNASLANQLQVLKRELTN, from the coding sequence ATGGTAAGCACAAGAGCTGCGGCACGTTATGCAAAAGCAATGCTTGAGGTTTCTTTGGAAAAAGGAAATGTTGATGCTATCAATGGGGATATGATCCTTATTTCTCAATCAATCGCTCAAAGCAAGGAGTTGAATACTTTTCTTGTGAATCCTATCGTTAAAGATCAGTTGAAATTAAACGCTTTATTGGAAGTGTTTGCAACGGTTCAAGAAGGGACAAAAGAATTATTCAAGGTATTACAAGCAAATGGTAGATTCGGAATTTTAGAAGCAATTGCTTCATCGTTTCAAAAGCAATACGATTTGTACAAAGGTATTGAGAAAGTAATTGTTACTACAGCAATGCCTATTGATGCGAGTATAGAGGCTAAAGTACTTGAAAAAGTAAAAGCTTTAGCTCCTGGAAAAGAAGCTGTGATTACAAATATTGTAGATGAATCAATCTTAGGAGGGTTTATCTTGAAAATTGGAGATATCCAATACAATGCTTCTTTAGCAAATCAATTACAAGTATTAAAAAGAGAATTAACTAATTAA
- the atpB gene encoding F0F1 ATP synthase subunit A — protein MVTLKKSLNLLAAVLFTASSVFSYAQTTTQKLENSIQEAEQSIERTLEVVEGEKIENPAEMTQAEKVQAHIKHHLADDYSFIFFSDEETGKNYGFALPVILIDNGLKIFMSSEFDYGKQVVEKDGQFYKLYHGKIYKTDAEGTITYDEAHHPTNEKPLDFSITKNVASLFFTTILMFILFLGLAKTYKNGPNNLPKGIARGLEPLVLYVRDEMAVPNIGKAKYKKFMPYLLSVFFLIFILNILGLTPLGFNVTGSISVTACLAIFTFVIVHFSANKDYWKHMLWMPGVPVPMKIMLMPIEILGAIIKPFSLMVRLFANITAGHSVVFGLIAIIFVMKEALGAGGAIGIGFFLSTFLVVLEILVAFLQAFIFTMLSSLFIGMAVAEHDHEEAH, from the coding sequence ATGGTGACTCTCAAGAAATCACTGAATTTATTAGCAGCTGTTTTATTTACAGCCTCGTCGGTATTTTCGTACGCGCAAACTACTACTCAAAAGCTTGAAAACTCAATTCAAGAAGCTGAGCAATCTATTGAAAGAACCCTCGAAGTAGTTGAAGGGGAAAAAATAGAAAACCCTGCTGAAATGACTCAAGCTGAGAAAGTTCAAGCTCATATTAAGCATCACTTGGCAGATGATTATTCTTTCATCTTCTTTTCTGATGAAGAAACGGGTAAAAACTATGGTTTTGCACTGCCCGTTATTTTAATTGACAACGGTCTTAAAATCTTCATGTCGTCAGAATTTGACTACGGAAAACAAGTAGTGGAGAAAGACGGACAATTCTACAAATTATATCACGGTAAGATATACAAAACAGATGCTGAAGGTACCATTACGTACGATGAAGCACATCATCCAACAAATGAGAAACCACTTGATTTCTCTATCACAAAGAACGTAGCTTCTTTGTTTTTTACTACAATTTTAATGTTTATCCTATTCTTAGGATTGGCAAAAACATACAAAAACGGACCTAATAATTTACCAAAAGGTATTGCTAGAGGGTTAGAACCTTTGGTGCTTTATGTTCGCGATGAAATGGCTGTTCCAAATATAGGAAAAGCGAAGTATAAAAAATTCATGCCTTACTTACTGTCTGTTTTCTTCTTGATTTTCATTTTGAATATCTTGGGATTAACTCCACTAGGATTTAACGTAACAGGGAGTATTTCAGTAACGGCTTGTTTGGCAATTTTTACTTTTGTGATTGTACATTTTTCTGCAAACAAAGACTATTGGAAACACATGTTGTGGATGCCAGGAGTTCCGGTGCCAATGAAAATTATGTTAATGCCAATTGAGATTTTAGGTGCAATCATTAAGCCGTTCTCATTAATGGTGCGTTTATTCGCAAACATTACAGCCGGTCACTCGGTAGTTTTCGGATTAATCGCAATCATCTTCGTAATGAAAGAAGCGCTAGGAGCAGGTGGAGCAATCGGAATCGGATTCTTCTTGTCAACGTTCTTAGTTGTATTGGAAATCTTAGTGGCGTTCTTACAGGCGTTTATCTTTACGATGTTGTCTTCTTTATTTATTGGAATGGCAGTTGCTGAGCATGATCACGAAGAAGCACATTAA
- a CDS encoding AtpZ/AtpI family protein — MTEKKSPNKWLALINIPIQMGIIIYLSHQLGLWLDDKYGFENAIANKICTLLGVGLALYQVIKQVNQLNK, encoded by the coding sequence ATGACAGAAAAGAAATCACCCAATAAGTGGTTGGCTTTAATTAATATCCCCATTCAGATGGGGATAATTATTTATTTATCACACCAATTAGGGCTTTGGTTGGATGATAAGTATGGATTTGAAAACGCAATTGCAAATAAAATTTGTACTTTATTGGGAGTAGGTTTAGCTTTGTACCAAGTAATTAAACAAGTCAACCAGTTAAATAAATAA
- a CDS encoding ABC transporter ATP-binding protein, translating to MIQVDNLRKTYNGTTVLQLDSLTINQGESIGLVGNNGAGKTTFFSLLLDLIQPSAGSIHSKGQLVSTSEHWKKYTSAFLDETFLIGYLTAEEYFVFLGSLRGWSKGDVDAFILEHQAFFNGEVLNQKKYIRDFSKGNQKKIGIVGAFIGNPELVILDEPFANLDPSTQIRLKELVKKKRATRTMTIIISSHDLQHTYEVSDRIIALEKGSLVHDVLTEKLTYQELEGFFSIEN from the coding sequence ATGATACAAGTAGATAATTTACGTAAAACATATAATGGAACTACGGTTCTTCAGCTGGATTCACTGACTATTAATCAGGGAGAGAGCATTGGTTTGGTAGGAAATAACGGAGCTGGAAAAACCACCTTTTTTAGCTTGTTATTGGACCTTATCCAACCTAGTGCAGGAAGTATTCACTCCAAAGGACAGTTGGTTTCCACTTCCGAGCATTGGAAAAAGTACACGTCTGCTTTTTTGGATGAAACCTTCTTAATTGGCTATCTAACAGCAGAAGAATATTTCGTTTTTTTAGGTAGTTTACGCGGTTGGTCTAAAGGAGATGTCGATGCATTTATCTTAGAACACCAAGCATTCTTTAATGGAGAAGTCCTCAACCAAAAGAAATATATTCGCGATTTTTCTAAGGGAAATCAAAAGAAGATAGGTATTGTTGGAGCATTTATTGGCAATCCGGAGTTAGTTATTTTAGATGAACCCTTCGCGAATTTAGATCCTTCTACCCAAATTCGCTTAAAAGAATTAGTGAAGAAGAAACGAGCGACGCGAACGATGACAATAATTATTTCGAGTCACGATTTACAACATACGTATGAAGTATCCGATCGCATTATCGCTCTAGAAAAAGGTTCATTGGTGCACGATGTGTTGACTGAAAAATTAACATACCAAGAACTTGAAGGCTTCTTTAGCATCGAAAATTAA
- a CDS encoding DUF5687 family protein — protein sequence MMYNWFFTLERKRLARGNKSNMDLVVLVFKWLAIIYFACMMLLAGIATYQGIQEYFTDATPIEVVSRYLIYYFALELTFRFFLQKGPVASIKPYLILNIPRSKIVTFYVGKTFLSAFNIVQLFFFVPFAIVAISHGENTLAVLTWTLAVYSVVFMMHCVNILMNAYAPVFYGVIGFVVLCFGLQYYAIVDPTLYTQYFYLVAYQYPLSLVAYLLVLGVFIWSTYRFFVKRMYLDNLEKVRIKEGIVLEMSWLDRFGRYASFLRNDIRLIIRNKRARVTVLMSILFLFYGVFMFNTSGKEAMPESFAVFLAFFSTGGFLMLFGQYVPSWDSSYYPLLMTQNVFYRDYLMSKWLIIALGTFVSTVLCFFYIFVNMQLFYLILAMGIFNIGINGYFVLWGGAYLKTPMDLTAAKNVFADKNAFNIRVMLISLPKVLLPILFYFVGSLVYPFWGGFVLLVLIGIAGIFLHQQAFKFIEKIYTREKYAALAAYKK from the coding sequence ATGATGTACAACTGGTTCTTTACCTTAGAGCGAAAGCGTTTAGCAAGGGGAAACAAGAGCAATATGGATCTTGTGGTGCTCGTGTTCAAATGGCTCGCCATTATTTACTTTGCGTGTATGATGCTACTCGCAGGAATAGCAACATATCAAGGCATTCAAGAATATTTTACTGATGCAACTCCTATTGAGGTTGTTAGTCGGTATCTGATCTATTATTTTGCCTTGGAACTCACTTTTCGATTTTTCTTGCAGAAAGGCCCTGTCGCTAGTATTAAACCGTATTTGATACTCAATATTCCACGATCTAAAATTGTGACTTTTTACGTCGGAAAAACCTTTCTGAGCGCTTTTAATATCGTTCAATTGTTTTTCTTTGTCCCTTTTGCAATTGTCGCAATTTCTCATGGAGAAAATACACTTGCTGTATTGACTTGGACACTTGCTGTATACAGTGTTGTGTTTATGATGCACTGTGTCAACATTCTTATGAATGCTTATGCTCCTGTATTTTATGGTGTGATCGGATTTGTGGTGCTTTGTTTTGGTTTACAGTATTACGCTATTGTCGATCCCACGTTGTACACCCAATATTTTTATTTAGTAGCGTATCAATACCCTCTGAGCCTAGTTGCTTATTTGCTTGTATTGGGGGTGTTTATCTGGAGTACATATCGCTTCTTTGTCAAACGCATGTATTTAGACAACCTCGAAAAAGTGCGTATTAAAGAGGGAATTGTTTTGGAAATGAGTTGGTTAGATCGATTTGGACGCTATGCTAGCTTCTTGCGAAATGATATTCGATTGATTATCAGAAATAAAAGAGCAAGAGTCACCGTTTTAATGAGTATTCTTTTCCTCTTTTATGGCGTTTTTATGTTTAACACCTCAGGCAAAGAAGCAATGCCGGAATCTTTCGCTGTATTTCTTGCCTTCTTTTCAACGGGGGGATTTTTGATGTTGTTTGGTCAATATGTACCCAGCTGGGATTCTTCTTATTATCCATTGTTGATGACGCAAAACGTTTTTTATCGCGACTACCTTATGTCCAAGTGGTTGATTATTGCTCTTGGCACTTTTGTTTCTACCGTGTTATGCTTCTTTTATATATTCGTCAATATGCAGTTGTTTTATTTGATCCTTGCTATGGGAATCTTCAATATTGGAATTAATGGATATTTTGTACTGTGGGGGGGAGCGTATCTCAAAACACCAATGGATTTAACAGCAGCCAAAAATGTATTCGCCGATAAAAATGCATTTAATATCCGCGTGATGTTGATTAGTTTACCCAAAGTTTTACTCCCTATCCTTTTCTATTTTGTTGGGTCGTTGGTGTACCCCTTTTGGGGAGGGTTTGTTTTGCTTGTTCTAATCGGGATAGCTGGTATATTCTTACACCAACAAGCGTTCAAGTTTATTGAAAAAATTTATACTCGTGAAAAATATGCGGCATTGGCTGCTTATAAAAAATAA
- a CDS encoding DUF6168 family protein: protein MDKETLQIGLKLFIGLVVVFALHYAVVAFTDAGNSLIELGYSLEKFYGFEFIFSIVVFFAMFGIKNSLPNNLGFVFLGFITMRLIASYLFAKNGLNHEGSDEGFKYNFLLIVLVFLGGDAFIAYSILNKNTTSNETK, encoded by the coding sequence ATGGATAAAGAAACACTACAAATTGGATTAAAACTTTTTATTGGCTTAGTCGTGGTATTTGCCCTACATTATGCCGTCGTGGCTTTTACCGATGCAGGAAATTCCTTAATCGAGCTCGGATATAGTTTAGAAAAGTTTTATGGATTTGAATTCATCTTCTCCATTGTTGTATTTTTTGCGATGTTTGGAATCAAAAATAGCTTGCCCAATAATTTAGGGTTTGTCTTCTTAGGATTCATTACCATGCGATTAATTGCGAGTTATTTATTCGCAAAAAACGGATTAAATCACGAGGGATCAGATGAAGGATTTAAATACAATTTTTTACTGATTGTATTGGTTTTCCTCGGCGGGGATGCATTTATCGCCTATAGTATTTTAAATAAGAATACTACATCAAATGAAACTAAGTAA
- a CDS encoding TerC/Alx family metal homeostasis membrane protein, with product MDHLINHPGLLAVFGIVVLVMLLLDLGVFNRNSHVVSTKEALIWTVVWISLAMVFSGVIYYYMDFENFARFQSAYWIEKALSIDNLFVFILVFTFFKVPKELHHRVLFWGIIGALVFRAIFIFAGVELINHTYLPAFELFGHVVEINVVLTIFGVFLLVSGIKSWFAKEDHSEEQDLTKNFAVRMVHKFFKVSNEYDGDKFFTVKNGVKMVTPLFVALMVIEFTDLVFAVDSIPAIFAIAPDDPFILYTSNIFAILGLRSLYFLLANFMDKFSKLKYGLAIILSFIGVKMIISPFVHIESLVSLAVIASVLTLSVVLSLLFPPKKEKEVKELE from the coding sequence ATGGATCATTTAATTAATCACCCTGGCCTGTTGGCTGTTTTTGGAATTGTAGTATTGGTTATGCTTTTGTTGGATTTAGGTGTTTTCAATCGAAATAGCCACGTTGTCTCAACAAAAGAAGCGTTAATTTGGACCGTAGTATGGATTAGTTTAGCCATGGTATTCAGTGGTGTTATCTATTACTATATGGACTTTGAAAACTTTGCGCGTTTCCAATCTGCTTATTGGATAGAAAAAGCCTTGTCCATTGATAATCTTTTTGTGTTCATTTTGGTTTTTACCTTCTTTAAAGTACCTAAAGAATTGCATCACCGCGTATTGTTCTGGGGTATTATCGGAGCATTGGTATTTAGAGCTATCTTTATCTTTGCCGGAGTTGAGCTAATTAACCATACCTATTTACCTGCTTTTGAATTGTTTGGGCATGTTGTTGAAATTAATGTTGTCTTGACAATTTTTGGGGTGTTTTTATTGGTATCGGGAATCAAATCTTGGTTTGCTAAAGAGGATCATAGTGAAGAACAAGATTTAACCAAGAACTTTGCTGTGCGTATGGTACACAAATTCTTTAAAGTGAGCAATGAATACGACGGAGATAAGTTTTTTACAGTCAAGAATGGAGTAAAAATGGTAACCCCGCTTTTTGTTGCGTTGATGGTTATTGAATTTACAGATTTGGTTTTTGCTGTAGACAGTATTCCAGCTATTTTTGCAATTGCGCCAGATGATCCCTTCATCTTATATACATCAAATATATTCGCTATTTTAGGACTGCGTTCACTCTATTTCCTATTAGCAAATTTCATGGATAAATTCTCTAAATTGAAATATGGTTTAGCCATTATCTTATCCTTTATCGGGGTGAAGATGATTATTTCTCCTTTCGTACATATTGAATCTTTGGTTTCTTTAGCGGTAATTGCAAGTGTATTAACCCTGTCAGTGGTGCTATCCTTGCTCTTTCCTCCTAAGAAAGAGAAGGAAGTAAAAGAATTGGAATAA